In Bacteroidota bacterium, one DNA window encodes the following:
- a CDS encoding response regulator transcription factor, translating to MPVRLALVEDRADVRRLLTERLGFFDDVELVLVAPSAELFFEHLAELDATEGAALPEVVLMDIELPGIDGITATMRLKGAHPAIEVLMLTVFEDEERIFAAVKAGASGYLLKDASAGRIVGAVLEVAHGGAPVSPLVAKKLLGYVRGDDAGEDLGLTNRERDVLDLIVEGLIEDAIADRLSISPHTVRSHIKNLYEKLQVHSRAEVVRVAYQHRLIR from the coding sequence CCTCGTCGAAGACCGCGCCGACGTGCGCCGCCTGCTCACCGAACGCCTCGGCTTCTTCGACGATGTCGAACTGGTGCTCGTCGCGCCGAGCGCGGAGCTGTTCTTCGAGCACCTCGCCGAGCTGGACGCCACGGAGGGCGCGGCGCTACCTGAGGTCGTGCTCATGGACATCGAGCTGCCCGGCATCGACGGGATCACAGCCACCATGCGACTCAAGGGCGCGCACCCGGCCATCGAGGTGCTGATGCTGACCGTCTTCGAGGACGAGGAGCGCATCTTCGCGGCCGTGAAGGCTGGGGCTTCGGGCTACCTCCTCAAGGACGCGAGTGCAGGCCGCATCGTGGGCGCGGTGCTGGAGGTGGCCCACGGCGGCGCGCCCGTCTCGCCGCTCGTGGCGAAGAAGCTCCTCGGCTACGTGCGCGGCGACGACGCGGGCGAGGACCTCGGCCTCACCAACCGCGAGCGCGACGTGCTCGACCTCATCGTGGAGGGCCTCATCGAAGACGCCATCGCGGACCGCCTCTCGATCAGCCCACACACGGTCCGCTCGCACATCAAAAACCTGTACGAGAAGCTGCAGGTCCATAGCCGCGCCGAGGTGGTGCGCGTGGCCTACCAGCATCGCCTTATCCGCTGA